A single genomic interval of Chryseobacterium paludis harbors:
- a CDS encoding FkbM family methyltransferase codes for MSLYQRIAENLQYISPSFYKSRYFKSLHNLSKDNFSARNVEPELVWIKEYLSENAVILDIGANVGTFLYQLQNKLNHQHIYAFEPNKKLFTRLKRLFPSMKVLSLALSDENTTAEFKVPIINGKMVASRGTLNTSYKEKGEERSYTEKVTVTKLDDWATKENLQKLDFIKIDVEGNEMKTLLGGKKTIQQFLPTLMVEMEQRHHEKPIWEEISEVESWGYEARYLNRTHFKLEKLTEEILVSNTSDEKNKTAYINNIIFIPKTY; via the coding sequence ATGTCTTTATACCAAAGAATTGCAGAAAACTTACAATATATAAGTCCAAGTTTTTATAAAAGTAGATATTTTAAAAGCTTACACAATCTTTCAAAAGATAACTTTTCGGCACGAAATGTAGAGCCGGAATTGGTGTGGATCAAAGAATATTTATCTGAAAATGCAGTGATCCTGGATATTGGCGCTAATGTTGGAACTTTTTTGTATCAATTGCAAAATAAGCTGAACCATCAGCATATTTATGCTTTTGAACCTAATAAAAAATTATTTACCCGTTTAAAGAGACTTTTTCCTTCTATGAAGGTTCTTTCTTTAGCCCTTTCTGATGAAAATACAACTGCGGAATTTAAAGTTCCCATCATCAATGGCAAAATGGTTGCTTCACGAGGAACACTTAACACTTCATATAAAGAAAAAGGTGAGGAAAGAAGCTATACTGAAAAAGTAACAGTAACAAAACTGGATGATTGGGCTACGAAAGAAAACCTCCAAAAACTGGATTTCATTAAAATAGATGTTGAAGGAAATGAAATGAAAACGCTTTTAGGCGGTAAAAAAACCATCCAGCAATTTCTACCCACTCTTATGGTAGAAATGGAACAGAGGCATCATGAAAAACCTATTTGGGAAGAGATCTCTGAAGTTGAAAGCTGGGGATATGAGGCGCGTTATTTAAACCGTACTCATTTTAAGCTTGAAAAACTGACTGAAGAAATTTTAGTAAGCAACACCAGCGACGAAAAAAACAAAACAGCGTATATCAACAATATTATTTTTATACCAAAAACCTATTAA
- a CDS encoding polyprenyl synthetase family protein, producing the protein MEFLDTYQQLVADAITKYTFKDKPTELYDPMNYIISHGGKRLRPIMVLMACDLFGGDLKQAIKPALAIEFFHNFTLIHDDIMDEAPLRRNKPTIHTLHGINVGILSGDGLMLKAYKFFEDLEPEIFKACIRIFTHTGLLLCEGQQYDINFETQEDVTFDDYIRMITYKTGVLSASSFEIGALIAKANFKDAKSIFNFGKHIGIAFQIMDDYLDVFGDQAQFGKKHAGDIYENKKTVLYLMAREHATDEERRELDHWYSKKTDNIDKVYGVEKIFRRTKVDEKALRLIQKHNEIGQSYLQKINIPEEKKKPFIELANYLLRRES; encoded by the coding sequence ATGGAATTTTTAGACACCTACCAACAGCTTGTTGCTGATGCCATTACCAAATACACTTTTAAAGATAAGCCTACGGAATTATACGATCCGATGAACTACATCATCTCCCATGGTGGAAAGCGTTTACGTCCTATTATGGTTTTAATGGCTTGTGATTTGTTCGGAGGTGATCTTAAGCAGGCGATTAAGCCCGCATTAGCGATCGAGTTTTTCCATAATTTTACTTTGATCCATGATGATATTATGGATGAAGCTCCATTGCGAAGAAATAAACCTACCATTCATACTTTACACGGAATTAATGTGGGAATTCTTTCCGGAGATGGACTGATGTTAAAAGCATACAAGTTCTTTGAAGATCTGGAGCCGGAAATTTTTAAAGCTTGTATCAGAATATTTACGCATACCGGACTTTTGCTATGTGAAGGTCAGCAATATGATATCAACTTTGAGACTCAGGAAGATGTGACTTTTGATGATTATATCAGAATGATTACTTATAAAACAGGTGTTTTAAGTGCCTCTTCTTTTGAGATAGGAGCTCTGATTGCCAAGGCTAATTTTAAAGATGCAAAATCTATTTTCAATTTTGGGAAACATATCGGAATTGCATTCCAGATCATGGATGATTATTTAGATGTATTTGGAGATCAGGCACAGTTTGGGAAAAAACATGCCGGTGATATTTATGAAAACAAAAAAACGGTTCTTTATTTAATGGCGAGAGAACATGCCACTGATGAAGAAAGAAGAGAACTTGATCATTGGTATTCTAAAAAGACCGATAATATTGATAAGGTTTATGGAGTGGAGAAAATTTTCAGAAGAACCAAAGTTGATGAAAAGGCATTGCGTTTAATTCAAAAACATAATGAGATAGGTCAGAGCTATCTTCAGAAGATTAATATTCCGGAAGAAAAGAAAAAACCTTTTATAGAGCTAGCGAATTATTTGTTGAGAAGAGAAAGTTAG
- a CDS encoding TatD family hydrolase, with protein sequence MIDTHTHLYAEEFDEDRKEAIQRAFDKGITEFYLPAIDSESHEKMLHLESEYPGQIFSMMGLHPCYVKPESWENELKIVKNYLDQRHFPAIGEIGIDLYWDKTTLDIQIKTFEQQIDWAIEMDLPIVIHTRESFDETFEVLERKRHPKLRGIFHCFSGNLEQAKRAIDLNFILGIGGVVTFKNGKIDQFLHEIPLDKIVLETDSPYLAPVPHRGKRNESSYLDLVVGKLVNIYNKDFPEISRITTENGKKMFK encoded by the coding sequence ATGATTGATACACATACACACTTATACGCTGAAGAATTTGATGAAGATAGAAAAGAGGCAATCCAAAGAGCTTTTGATAAAGGGATAACTGAATTTTATCTTCCAGCCATCGATTCTGAATCTCATGAAAAGATGCTCCATTTGGAAAGCGAATATCCCGGCCAGATCTTTTCAATGATGGGTTTGCATCCTTGTTATGTAAAACCAGAATCTTGGGAAAATGAATTGAAGATCGTAAAAAATTATCTTGATCAAAGACATTTTCCTGCTATCGGAGAAATCGGAATAGATTTATATTGGGATAAAACGACTTTAGATATTCAGATTAAGACTTTCGAACAACAGATCGATTGGGCTATTGAAATGGATTTACCAATCGTAATTCATACAAGAGAAAGCTTTGATGAAACTTTTGAAGTTCTGGAAAGAAAAAGACATCCGAAACTTCGGGGGATCTTTCATTGCTTTTCCGGTAATCTAGAGCAGGCAAAACGTGCGATAGACCTCAATTTTATTTTAGGGATCGGTGGAGTAGTAACCTTTAAAAATGGAAAGATTGATCAATTTTTGCATGAGATCCCATTGGATAAAATCGTTTTAGAAACAGATTCTCCGTATTTAGCTCCCGTTCCTCATCGGGGAAAAAGAAATGAAAGTTCATATCTTGATCTTGTGGTTGGTAAATTGGTTAATATCTATAACAAAGACTTCCCTGAAATAAGTAGAATTACAACGGAGAATGGAAAAAAAATGTTTAAATAG
- a CDS encoding DUF4269 domain-containing protein, with protein MIDFTKIDYLESGNQKQQRAFEVLTKYKVFEKLKNYSPILAGTVPIEIDVEGSDLDIICEVDLRFEEDFLNEIMLSKLIPLEVDVKVEKVTVNGEKSIVLNFMLDEFPIEIFGQNKPTIKQNAYRHMIAEYNILCEKGETFKQQIIELKKKGIKTEPAFGLLMNLENPYEDLLKF; from the coding sequence ATGATAGACTTTACAAAAATAGATTATTTGGAAAGTGGGAATCAGAAACAGCAAAGAGCTTTTGAAGTTCTTACGAAATATAAAGTTTTTGAAAAGCTTAAAAATTATTCTCCGATTTTAGCGGGAACAGTTCCAATTGAAATTGATGTTGAGGGCAGTGATTTAGATATTATCTGTGAGGTAGATCTTAGATTTGAAGAAGATTTTTTGAACGAAATAATGCTTAGTAAGCTAATTCCTTTGGAAGTAGATGTTAAGGTTGAAAAAGTAACTGTAAATGGAGAAAAAAGTATTGTTTTAAACTTTATGCTTGATGAATTTCCCATAGAGATTTTTGGACAAAATAAGCCGACAATAAAACAAAATGCTTACAGACATATGATTGCTGAATACAACATACTATGTGAGAAAGGAGAAACATTTAAACAGCAGATAATAGAATTAAAAAAGAAAGGGATCAAGACAGAACCAGCTTTTGGTTTACTGATGAATCTGGAAAACCCTTATGAAGATCTATTAAAATTTTAG
- a CDS encoding DUF2461 domain-containing protein, producing the protein MSATISTKTFDFLKKLSKNNNREWFNENKNLYTESQENVIAFLEDLIKEMSGFDEELAKLDAKKALFRIYRDTRFSKDKIPYKTNFGASLGMGKGSQKGGYYLHMEPGKTFLAGGIYMPESSVLKEVRKEISLYGDDFIKILNNKDFKKYFPEMDQDDKLKKVPQGFEKEDPMGEYLKLKSFIVVYKLKDEEVLDKNAAKNIAEIFKIMKPFNDFLNTPFQ; encoded by the coding sequence ATGTCAGCCACCATTTCTACAAAAACTTTTGATTTTCTAAAAAAACTATCCAAAAACAACAACCGGGAATGGTTTAATGAAAACAAGAACCTTTATACGGAATCTCAGGAAAATGTAATTGCTTTTCTTGAAGATCTAATCAAAGAAATGTCTGGATTTGATGAGGAGCTTGCTAAGCTTGATGCAAAAAAAGCCCTGTTCAGAATTTATAGAGATACAAGATTTTCAAAAGATAAAATCCCTTATAAAACTAATTTTGGAGCTTCTTTAGGAATGGGTAAAGGATCTCAAAAGGGAGGTTATTACCTTCATATGGAACCAGGAAAAACCTTTCTAGCAGGTGGAATCTATATGCCCGAATCTTCAGTTTTAAAAGAAGTCCGAAAAGAAATATCGCTGTATGGAGATGATTTTATTAAAATTCTAAATAATAAAGATTTCAAAAAATATTTTCCTGAAATGGATCAGGATGATAAATTGAAAAAAGTTCCACAAGGTTTTGAAAAGGAAGATCCGATGGGTGAATATTTAAAACTGAAGAGTTTTATAGTGGTCTATAAGCTAAAGGATGAAGAGGTATTGGATAAAAATGCAGCCAAAAATATTGCTGAAATTTTTAAAATCATGAAACCTTTTAATGATTTCTTAAATACGCCTTTCCAATAA
- a CDS encoding DUF47 domain-containing protein — protein sequence MGIGNIFHAFQPKDKIFFVLFEKVTENLVAMSEEFNNGIKDFDVNDDSMLKKMSDYEHKNDELTHEIFIELGKNFITPFDREDIHTLATGLDDIADYIYASTKYIFLYKSPLMKAYADFSLLIHKACLEIQNAMKNLKGFKNMDQVKEACIKVNSIENIADDLLSNSMVELFETNDAINIIKVSSVLNYLEIVTDKAEDVANTIENIMIKYA from the coding sequence ATGGGAATTGGAAATATTTTCCACGCTTTTCAGCCAAAAGATAAAATCTTCTTCGTACTTTTTGAAAAAGTAACTGAAAACCTGGTTGCAATGTCTGAGGAATTCAACAACGGAATCAAGGATTTTGACGTTAATGACGACTCTATGTTGAAGAAAATGAGCGACTATGAACATAAAAATGATGAACTTACTCACGAAATCTTCATAGAGCTTGGAAAAAACTTTATCACTCCTTTTGATCGTGAAGATATCCATACACTGGCAACAGGTTTAGATGATATCGCTGATTATATCTACGCTTCTACAAAATACATCTTCTTATACAAATCGCCTTTAATGAAGGCTTATGCAGATTTTTCTCTGTTAATTCATAAAGCATGTCTTGAAATTCAGAACGCCATGAAAAACCTGAAAGGGTTCAAAAATATGGATCAGGTAAAAGAAGCTTGTATTAAAGTAAACTCTATTGAAAATATTGCAGATGATCTGCTTTCCAATTCAATGGTAGAGTTGTTTGAAACTAATGATGCTATCAATATTATTAAAGTATCATCTGTACTTAATTATCTTGAAATAGTAACTGATAAAGCAGAAGATGTTGCCAATACTATTGAGAACATCATGATTAAATACGCATAA
- a CDS encoding GSCFA domain-containing protein — protein sequence MKFRTEVNINESENKIEVEDKIFSIGSCFASEMSDLLQQGQIQTANNPFGTVFNPFSINNAIQRLHDSDFYIEEDLITFNEEYISLDHHSSFDTRYIHQTLDKINSKIEEGNLFLQDANWVIITYGTSFIYEFQPKKKLVANCHKIPQKFFEKRLLTHQEITDSIYNTILSLKDICKENVQILFTVSPVRHTKDGMVENQLSKSKLITAVHEAISVIENCHYLPIYEIVMDDLRDYRFYKEDMIHPNAQAIQYIFDRFGSAYFSENTKEFIKENFKINKALQHKTEDEKDPKYLDFKEKLKQKIDNQQKKVKHKIF from the coding sequence ATGAAATTCAGAACTGAAGTTAACATCAATGAGTCAGAGAATAAGATCGAAGTTGAAGATAAAATATTTTCAATAGGTTCTTGTTTTGCTTCAGAGATGTCAGATCTGCTTCAGCAAGGACAGATTCAGACAGCTAATAATCCGTTTGGGACTGTTTTTAACCCGTTTTCTATTAACAATGCCATACAAAGGCTTCATGACTCAGACTTTTATATTGAGGAGGATTTAATCACCTTTAACGAAGAATATATTTCTCTTGATCACCATAGCAGTTTTGATACACGGTATATTCATCAGACACTGGATAAAATTAATAGCAAAATAGAAGAAGGAAATCTTTTTCTACAAGATGCGAATTGGGTTATTATAACCTATGGAACCTCATTTATCTATGAATTTCAGCCAAAGAAAAAGCTTGTAGCCAACTGTCATAAGATACCGCAGAAATTCTTTGAGAAAAGATTGCTGACCCACCAGGAAATTACAGATTCAATTTATAATACGATTCTAAGTCTCAAAGATATCTGTAAAGAAAATGTACAGATCCTGTTTACGGTATCTCCTGTTCGGCATACCAAAGATGGAATGGTGGAAAACCAACTTAGCAAATCAAAATTGATCACCGCTGTTCATGAAGCTATTTCGGTGATTGAAAATTGCCATTATCTGCCAATTTATGAGATTGTGATGGATGATTTACGGGATTATCGTTTCTATAAAGAGGATATGATCCATCCTAATGCTCAGGCTATCCAGTATATTTTTGACAGGTTTGGATCTGCTTATTTCTCAGAAAATACTAAAGAATTTATTAAAGAGAATTTTAAAATTAATAAAGCTTTACAACATAAAACAGAAGATGAGAAAGATCCTAAATATCTTGATTTTAAAGAGAAATTAAAACAAAAGATCGACAATCAACAAAAGAAAGTAAAACATAAAATATTCTAG
- a CDS encoding DEAD/DEAH box helicase, with amino-acid sequence MNLFTESNLSPDILKAIGEMGYESPTEIQKQTIPFILSDIRDLIALAQTGTGKTAAFSLPILDMIDDTSRKIQLLVLCPTRELCLQISKDIKNYSKYMRDIKTTAVYGGSSIMDQIRSLKEKPQIIVGTPGRVIDLINRKALDFSAIHWLVLDEADEMLSMGFKDELETILRETPETKQTFLFSATMSKEVERISKNYLTNPHRISIGSINEVKKNIKHEYYVVGYRNKKEALKRLIDANPNQYSIIFCRTRMETQEVADFLMQNGFAADALHGDLSQAQRDTVMKKFRLKNIDILVATDVAARGLDVDSLTHVIHYSLPDDPEVFVHRSGRTGRAGKDGISMSLIKPEESRKLKQIKATTKIDIVEKTIPTGQDIIKAQVGGVFEKLLTEHEDLFEFDDSLIPDLSMFTKEELVHQLLQFQLKDLALYYKDKHDLVEQKFNSGRDDDFSRRDRGRDRDRDRDRGRDRDSRSGDRGRDRGKPRKKDENMVRFFFNLGKKDQLKKLDVLDIINKATEGKSKKRVEIGDIEILEKFSFFEIEKSFKGDLLSNISTMKFKGKDMRAEEAN; translated from the coding sequence ATGAATTTATTTACGGAGTCCAATTTAAGTCCTGACATCCTTAAGGCTATTGGCGAAATGGGTTATGAAAGCCCGACAGAAATCCAAAAACAGACTATCCCTTTTATTCTTTCAGATATACGCGACTTGATCGCACTTGCGCAGACTGGGACAGGCAAAACTGCAGCGTTTTCGCTTCCGATTTTGGATATGATTGACGATACGAGTCGCAAAATCCAGCTATTGGTGCTTTGTCCGACACGCGAATTATGTCTTCAGATTTCTAAAGACATAAAAAATTACTCTAAGTACATGCGAGACATCAAAACTACAGCAGTGTATGGTGGTAGCAGTATTATGGACCAGATCCGCTCTTTAAAGGAGAAGCCGCAGATTATTGTAGGTACTCCTGGTAGAGTAATTGACTTGATCAACAGAAAAGCTCTTGACTTTTCTGCTATTCACTGGTTGGTTTTAGACGAGGCTGATGAAATGCTTTCAATGGGTTTCAAAGACGAATTGGAAACAATTTTACGTGAAACTCCTGAAACAAAACAAACTTTCTTATTCTCGGCTACGATGAGTAAAGAAGTAGAAAGAATTTCTAAAAACTATCTTACAAATCCACATCGTATTTCGATAGGTTCTATTAACGAAGTTAAAAAGAACATTAAACATGAATACTATGTTGTAGGATACCGTAACAAAAAAGAAGCTCTTAAGAGATTAATTGACGCGAACCCTAATCAGTATTCCATTATTTTCTGTAGAACAAGAATGGAAACTCAGGAAGTTGCAGATTTCTTAATGCAGAATGGATTTGCGGCTGATGCCCTTCATGGTGATCTTTCTCAAGCGCAGAGAGATACGGTAATGAAGAAATTCAGATTGAAGAATATCGACATTTTAGTTGCAACTGATGTTGCAGCAAGAGGTTTAGATGTTGACTCTCTGACTCACGTTATTCATTATTCTTTACCTGATGATCCTGAAGTATTCGTTCACAGAAGTGGAAGAACAGGTAGAGCAGGAAAAGACGGGATCTCAATGTCTTTGATCAAGCCTGAAGAAAGCAGAAAGCTGAAACAAATAAAAGCAACAACGAAAATTGATATCGTTGAGAAAACAATTCCAACAGGACAGGATATTATCAAAGCTCAGGTTGGCGGAGTTTTCGAAAAGCTATTAACGGAGCATGAAGATTTATTTGAATTTGATGATAGCTTGATTCCGGATCTTAGTATGTTTACTAAAGAGGAATTAGTGCATCAGTTATTACAGTTCCAATTGAAGGATCTTGCATTATACTACAAAGACAAACATGATCTTGTTGAACAGAAGTTTAATAGTGGTAGAGATGATGACTTCTCTAGAAGAGACAGAGGTCGTGATAGAGACAGAGATAGAGATAGAGGAAGAGATCGCGATAGCAGAAGTGGAGATAGAGGAAGAGATCGTGGTAAACCTAGAAAAAAAGATGAGAATATGGTAAGATTCTTCTTCAACCTAGGGAAAAAAGATCAGTTGAAAAAATTAGATGTTTTAGATATCATCAATAAAGCAACTGAAGGAAAAAGCAAAAAAAGAGTTGAAATTGGAGATATTGAAATTTTAGAGAAATTTTCATTCTTTGAAATAGAAAAATCATTTAAGGGAGATCTTTTGAGCAATATTTCTACCATGAAATTCAAAGGAAAAGATATGAGAGCTGAAGAAGCTAATTAA
- a CDS encoding DEAD/DEAH box helicase, whose translation MLFTDLKIIKPILDALQQEGYEKPTPIQQKAIPSILEKKDLLGTAQTGTGKTAAFAIPILQNLSERPKSNQIKALILTPTRELAIQIEESFSAYGRNLPLRKLVIFGGVKQGSQEAALRKGVDILVATPGRLLDFIAQGIISLKNLEIFVLDEADRMLDMGFVHDVKRIIKLLPQRRQTLFFSATMPPEIQKLASSILNNPVQVEVTPVSSTAETIKQSVYFVQKDDKLGLLTHILNDHISESVLVFSRTKHGADKIARTLQKSNISAEAIHGNKSQNARQNALSNFKSGKTRVLVATDIAARGIDIDELKYVINYELSDVAETYVHRIGRTGRAGAEGTSISFVDGLDLLNLRDTEKLIGIKIPVIKDHPFHTENLVAQKRDSNNKPMNGNAGSGRPKPAQRKDAGTKKPKNKSFFRKK comes from the coding sequence TTGTTATTTACAGACTTAAAAATTATCAAGCCCATTTTAGATGCGCTTCAACAGGAAGGTTATGAAAAACCAACTCCTATACAACAAAAAGCTATTCCTTCTATTTTAGAGAAAAAAGATCTGCTAGGAACAGCACAAACAGGAACAGGTAAAACAGCAGCTTTTGCTATTCCTATTTTACAAAATCTTTCAGAACGTCCAAAAAGCAATCAGATCAAAGCCCTAATTTTAACACCTACGAGAGAATTGGCAATACAGATCGAAGAAAGTTTTAGCGCTTATGGAAGAAATCTTCCTTTAAGAAAATTAGTAATTTTCGGAGGGGTTAAACAAGGTTCACAAGAAGCTGCATTAAGAAAAGGAGTTGATATCCTGGTTGCAACACCCGGAAGATTACTTGACTTTATTGCTCAGGGAATTATCAGTCTTAAAAATCTTGAGATCTTCGTTCTTGACGAAGCTGACAGAATGCTGGATATGGGTTTCGTACATGATGTAAAAAGAATTATAAAGCTTTTACCTCAAAGAAGACAAACTTTATTTTTCTCTGCTACAATGCCACCTGAAATACAGAAATTGGCAAGTTCTATCCTGAATAATCCTGTACAAGTTGAAGTAACGCCAGTTTCTTCAACAGCAGAGACCATTAAACAATCTGTTTATTTTGTTCAGAAAGACGATAAATTAGGATTACTCACACATATCTTAAATGACCATATCTCCGAATCTGTTTTGGTTTTCTCAAGAACAAAACATGGTGCGGATAAAATTGCCAGAACTCTTCAGAAAAGTAATATCTCTGCAGAGGCTATCCACGGAAATAAATCTCAAAATGCACGTCAAAATGCTTTGAGCAATTTTAAATCCGGAAAAACCAGAGTTTTAGTTGCTACAGATATTGCAGCAAGAGGAATTGATATAGACGAATTAAAATATGTTATCAACTACGAACTTTCTGATGTTGCCGAAACCTATGTTCATAGAATCGGAAGAACGGGAAGAGCAGGTGCTGAGGGAACTTCAATCTCTTTCGTAGATGGTTTAGATTTGTTGAACTTAAGAGATACCGAAAAATTAATCGGAATAAAGATCCCGGTGATTAAAGATCATCCGTTTCATACAGAGAATCTGGTAGCACAAAAAAGGGATTCCAATAACAAGCCAATGAATGGCAATGCTGGTTCCGGAAGACCAAAACCTGCTCAAAGAAAAGATGCCGGCACGAAAAAGCCAAAGAATAAGAGTTTCTTTAGAAAAAAATAA
- a CDS encoding inorganic phosphate transporter → MEFPILLTVIIALALIFDYINGFHDAANSIATIVSTKVLTPFQAVLWAALWNFAAFFLAAYVIGEFRIGNTIAKTVNENFITLEVIFSGLVAAIAWNLLTWWFGIPSSSSHTLIGGFLGAALMHAFMLDYHDVVATQPSLGTFETLKQAFHQLTTQSVVKFDKVIPIFLFIFMAPIIGMVISIIITLIIVHLYKRSNPYKADKSFKRLQLVSSALFSVGHGLNDAQKVMGIIGAALIYYHVEMLHDPVYLNIPSAGRFDYFAQHYLWVPLVSFLAIGLGTMSGGWKIIKTMGTKITKVTPLEGVSAETAGAITLFITDQLSIPVSTTHTITGSIIGVGLTKRISAVRWGITVSLLWAWVLTIPISAIVAGITYLLVAFLS, encoded by the coding sequence ATGGAATTTCCGATTTTACTTACGGTTATTATTGCTTTAGCTTTAATCTTCGATTATATTAATGGTTTTCATGATGCGGCCAATTCAATTGCTACAATTGTTTCTACGAAAGTTTTAACTCCATTTCAGGCGGTACTTTGGGCAGCACTTTGGAATTTTGCAGCATTCTTTTTAGCAGCCTATGTAATAGGTGAATTTAGAATAGGAAATACCATTGCCAAAACGGTTAATGAAAATTTTATTACCCTTGAGGTTATATTCTCAGGTCTTGTTGCGGCAATTGCCTGGAATCTTTTAACTTGGTGGTTTGGTATTCCATCATCTTCATCTCATACTTTAATTGGCGGGTTTTTAGGAGCAGCTTTGATGCATGCTTTTATGTTGGATTATCACGATGTGGTAGCAACACAACCTAGCCTAGGAACATTTGAAACATTAAAACAGGCTTTTCATCAATTAACTACACAAAGTGTGGTGAAATTTGATAAAGTAATTCCTATTTTCCTGTTTATTTTCATGGCACCAATTATAGGGATGGTAATCTCAATTATTATTACATTAATTATTGTTCATTTATATAAAAGATCAAACCCATACAAAGCAGACAAATCTTTTAAAAGATTACAGCTTGTTTCTTCTGCACTTTTTAGTGTTGGGCACGGTTTGAATGATGCACAAAAAGTAATGGGAATTATTGGAGCGGCCTTGATTTATTATCATGTGGAAATGTTACATGATCCTGTTTATCTAAACATACCATCTGCTGGACGTTTTGATTATTTTGCTCAGCATTATCTTTGGGTTCCTTTGGTATCCTTCCTGGCTATTGGTCTGGGAACTATGAGCGGTGGTTGGAAGATCATCAAAACAATGGGAACTAAAATTACTAAAGTAACCCCATTAGAAGGTGTAAGTGCTGAAACAGCAGGAGCTATTACTTTATTTATTACAGACCAGTTGAGTATTCCTGTTTCTACAACGCATACAATTACAGGTTCTATTATCGGTGTTGGACTAACGAAAAGAATCTCTGCCGTAAGATGGGGAATTACCGTAAGCTTACTTTGGGCTTGGGTATTAACAATTCCTATTTCAGCTATTGTAGCAGGAATTACCTACCTTTTGGTTGCTTTTCTTTCTTAA